A section of the Chryseobacterium ginsenosidimutans genome encodes:
- the polA gene encoding DNA polymerase I translates to MDATQDKRLFLIDAYAMIFRGYYALIRNPRLTSTGIDTSAIFGFTNSLIELIRREKPSHLAVVFDVGQASVRTDDFAAYKANRSETPEAIKAAIPYIHRILQAMHVPILGVEGYEADDVIGTIACKAEKEGYITFMVTPDKDFAQLVTDKIKIYKPGLKGGDIEILGVDEVKAKYEIEDPKQVIDYLAMMGDAVDNIPGLEGVGEKTAMKFLKEYGSIENLLANTDKLKGKLKEKVEASAERGILSKKLATIICDVPIEFHQEQYDLETPDFEKVKEVFDEIEFRRLYENLYRAFAPGTTGTVVVAEVDVTITETPQQKTQAVGQLDLFATYEELDQATSTKSNIEQNDHLYQFVNNPKAQKILVQNLLKQKVVCFDTETTSLNELEAELVGMSFSYKKGLAYYVPLSEDQGEVLQTLEIFRPFFEKEDLLKVAHNLKFDYKILKQYNITVKGAMFDTMIAHYLLNPDGRHGMDYLSEVYLNYKPVSIETIIGKKGKNQGTFRDADLRTQTDYAAEDADITFQLYELFAPQLKKEKLEDLFFNIEMPLMEVLAKMELSGISLDEKWLAQESIDLENDLRKLEATIFEISGEEFNMNSPKQLGEILFEKMQLDPKAKKTKTGQYATSEDVLQKLSSKHEIIKHILEYRTYQKLKSTYVDALPSQIEKTDNRVHTNFSQTTAATGRLASVNPNLQNIPIRTLRGQQIRGAFVSAEGKKIISADYSQIELRLIAEISGEDNMIKAFQDGEDIHASTAAKLFNIPLEEVSKTQRSQAKTVNFGIIYGQGAFALAEQTGLSRSEAKQMIEAYFATYPKLKEYMAEQVRKAREIGYVETILGRKRHLKDINSGNFVVRGHAERNAVNAPVQGSAADVVKMAMIKIQKELEKEKLQTKMLLQVHDELVFEAPIDEVELATNIIKMEMESAIDTQVPLLVEVGVGNNWLEAH, encoded by the coding sequence ATGGACGCAACTCAAGATAAAAGGTTATTTCTCATCGATGCTTATGCGATGATTTTCAGAGGATATTACGCATTGATCAGAAATCCGAGGCTTACAAGCACAGGAATTGATACTTCTGCGATTTTTGGTTTTACAAATTCTCTGATTGAATTGATCAGAAGAGAAAAGCCGTCACATTTGGCAGTGGTTTTTGATGTCGGACAGGCAAGTGTAAGAACGGATGATTTTGCTGCATATAAAGCAAACAGAAGTGAAACTCCCGAAGCTATTAAAGCTGCGATTCCATATATTCACAGGATTTTACAAGCGATGCATGTCCCGATTTTAGGAGTTGAAGGATATGAAGCAGATGATGTAATCGGAACCATTGCCTGCAAAGCAGAAAAGGAAGGGTACATTACTTTTATGGTAACACCTGATAAAGATTTTGCACAGCTTGTCACAGATAAAATTAAAATCTATAAACCGGGTTTAAAAGGCGGAGATATTGAAATTCTTGGTGTCGATGAAGTTAAAGCAAAATATGAAATCGAAGATCCGAAACAAGTGATCGATTACCTTGCAATGATGGGTGATGCTGTGGACAATATTCCGGGATTAGAAGGTGTAGGTGAAAAAACAGCCATGAAATTCCTTAAAGAATATGGAAGTATTGAAAACCTTTTAGCTAATACAGATAAATTAAAAGGGAAATTAAAAGAAAAAGTTGAAGCATCCGCAGAACGAGGAATTTTGTCTAAAAAATTAGCAACCATTATCTGCGACGTACCGATCGAATTTCATCAGGAACAGTACGATCTTGAAACCCCTGATTTTGAGAAAGTAAAAGAAGTTTTCGACGAGATTGAATTCAGAAGATTATATGAAAATCTTTACAGAGCTTTTGCTCCGGGTACAACAGGAACTGTTGTCGTTGCGGAGGTTGATGTAACGATAACAGAGACTCCGCAGCAAAAAACGCAGGCGGTTGGTCAGTTAGATCTTTTTGCAACATACGAAGAGCTGGATCAGGCAACTTCTACAAAATCAAATATTGAGCAAAATGATCATCTTTATCAATTTGTAAATAATCCGAAGGCTCAGAAAATTTTAGTTCAGAATTTACTGAAGCAAAAAGTCGTTTGTTTTGATACGGAAACGACATCTTTAAATGAACTGGAAGCCGAATTGGTAGGAATGAGTTTTTCTTATAAAAAAGGATTGGCTTATTATGTACCTTTATCCGAAGACCAAGGAGAAGTTTTGCAGACATTGGAAATTTTCAGACCATTTTTTGAAAAAGAAGATTTGCTGAAAGTTGCTCATAACTTAAAATTTGATTATAAAATCCTGAAGCAGTATAATATTACCGTAAAAGGAGCAATGTTCGACACAATGATTGCCCATTACCTTCTAAATCCCGACGGAAGACACGGAATGGATTATCTTTCAGAGGTTTATTTAAATTATAAGCCGGTTTCCATTGAAACTATCATCGGCAAGAAAGGAAAAAATCAGGGAACGTTCAGAGATGCAGATCTAAGAACTCAGACCGATTATGCTGCGGAAGATGCAGACATAACTTTCCAGTTGTATGAATTGTTTGCGCCACAATTGAAAAAAGAAAAGTTAGAGGATTTATTTTTCAATATAGAAATGCCTTTAATGGAAGTTTTAGCAAAAATGGAGCTTTCCGGTATTTCTCTGGACGAAAAATGGCTGGCTCAGGAAAGTATTGATTTAGAAAATGATTTAAGAAAATTAGAAGCTACCATTTTTGAGATTTCAGGAGAAGAGTTCAACATGAATTCACCGAAACAGTTGGGTGAAATTTTGTTTGAAAAAATGCAGCTCGATCCGAAAGCGAAAAAGACAAAAACCGGTCAGTATGCAACTTCAGAAGATGTTCTTCAAAAATTATCTTCAAAACATGAAATCATTAAGCATATTCTTGAATACAGAACATATCAGAAATTAAAATCAACTTATGTTGATGCATTGCCGTCGCAGATTGAAAAAACGGATAATCGTGTTCATACCAATTTCTCTCAGACAACGGCTGCAACAGGTCGTTTGGCAAGTGTAAACCCAAATCTACAGAATATACCGATCCGAACGCTGAGAGGTCAGCAAATTCGTGGAGCATTCGTTTCTGCGGAAGGAAAGAAGATTATTTCTGCTGATTATTCGCAAATTGAACTTCGTTTGATTGCTGAAATTTCTGGTGAAGATAATATGATTAAGGCGTTTCAGGATGGTGAAGACATTCACGCTTCTACGGCAGCGAAATTGTTTAATATTCCTTTGGAAGAAGTGTCAAAAACACAGAGAAGTCAGGCAAAAACGGTGAACTTCGGAATCATTTACGGACAGGGTGCTTTTGCATTGGCAGAGCAAACCGGACTTTCGAGATCAGAAGCCAAACAAATGATCGAAGCTTATTTTGCAACCTATCCGAAATTGAAAGAATATATGGCAGAACAGGTACGAAAGGCCCGTGAAATAGGGTATGTTGAAACCATTTTGGGAAGAAAGCGCCATTTAAAAGATATCAATTCCGGGAATTTTGTGGTGAGAGGTCACGCTGAAAGAAATGCTGTGAATGCACCTGTTCAGGGAAGTGCAGCAGATGTGGTGAAAATGGCGATGATTAAAATTCAAAAAGAACTGGAAAAAGAAAAACTGCAGACAAAAATGCTGCTTCAGGTTCATGACGAATTGGTGTTCGAAGCTCCAATTGATGAGGTAGAACTTGCTACCAATATTATTAAAATGGAAATGGAAAGTGCAATTGACACACAGGTTCCGCTGTTGGTGGAAGTTGGAGTAGGGAATAACTGGCTGGAAGCGCATTAA
- a CDS encoding immunity 51 family protein, which produces MEAYNFETTIKPFFWVASEKTYSVCLNAGTYKPDIFDWRKDEGFEGNGYDWASLAKVFVSEKKTHLSNDIKFDPEADMFCAYSTNPESLKEFVLDFKKACEDEILIQDLFLKAELD; this is translated from the coding sequence ATGGAAGCCTATAACTTTGAAACAACGATCAAGCCGTTTTTTTGGGTAGCCTCAGAAAAAACGTATTCAGTATGTTTAAATGCGGGAACTTACAAACCTGATATTTTCGACTGGCGAAAAGATGAAGGTTTTGAAGGCAACGGTTACGATTGGGCATCTTTGGCAAAAGTTTTTGTGAGCGAAAAAAAAACTCATTTGTCAAACGACATTAAGTTCGATCCGGAAGCCGATATGTTTTGTGCTTATTCTACGAACCCGGAAAGCTTAAAAGAGTTCGTTTTAGATTTTAAAAAAGCCTGCGAGGATGAAATCTTGATTCAGGATTTATTCTTAAAAGCCGAATTAGATTAA
- a CDS encoding RHS repeat-associated core domain-containing protein, with protein MADQNKNIKKIKVAKPDMNPDRSWKVNADVTSFSMEKTTQGWKNGMKNNFDSLNPVSMVQSVVGGDSDQAKSSSDGGGGTSVTAENAAPKSKIKLIKVNTPAITPTAFQHTSKHFDIVLAIDIHWTLIPPPPSFMLIPLPLPHPFIGIVFDVMDYIKFTIPIPQFIRNLKPDLPEGIPMGGSIYVHGRHKATTTTSVMGVVIPFKHVTSLIPVYTIPFPQEAPHEGEVYYGAQTVLGQGSKMSGNLPQQVLTCMGLPFGMTMLPAMPDKPKKNPLAYFAFYNNFSSLYIQINTGGPVLVGGAFIPHVYTPGEMLMRFAGMALMRGLTKSLGKGVTKFNHFLQGKFGKTNPVSRVLCKVGLEPVNFASGAMLFEWDDFEIEAGTPLTWTNIWYSDRPYTKGILGNGIFNSHDLYIVPDEEDEVAAWVHPEELQPMPIPVPPVGEELTYYRSQKIWQYRPNDNIWIIRKETDIYTYRRFHHSTEGSIFKVIHIEYGDGTIREYDYQDQNIVLKSIKDVKSGLSIETVVHPELKKVTEVYYCYKNKRDLQVRYNYDERGNLTHVWDIHKKAIVFEYDDQNRVIRRTNRNEMSYHWEYDKKDRVVHTRGLEGFMEGFLNYNEEEGFTEVIYPKQNNKTERYYYDEDLLVYKQIDGEGGETWYDYTSHNELKMMGTPEGRVQGYTYDELGNIKVFHTPDGEEYHYQYNELGQIIARFAPSGTSETWNYDEEGRLLSYTDPTEESVYYEYFNDEKLPEKSIKQEIETHYEYNNRNQIVGLTNNIGSEQYWKYDDYGRLLIFSPRPLNRTVWNRDQMGRVVEVNEPGQLPLKLRYDAYDLPIYATDGRAEWLMSYTPMGSLKRQVRRNALTFKKEETLVFGYNAYENLMSITNEKGEVYKFERNNNDDIIGETGFDGQQKFFVRDKDGLVTQTRNPQGKNIFYEYDLGGRLTQTHYPDGTWEAYQYDTSGMLVKADNENSSVAFQRNKLGLVTNEKQGAHSINYEYDDQGNLIGLKSSLGAEIDYSYNDLGQLKNVTAATKDIHQPWQMNLNVSRNGQLFSREMTGGVESVFEFDHIGMPISQKVMVNKTNMAFHKDYNWAAGSRLLHVLDRVTGGRTRFDYDAYGSLVAAEYSNGEVQYKNPDSTGCLYESVQRTDRVYDKGGKLMRDKNWFYHYDEEGNLLLKSKRPINNLKLNQLKEKNNIHPYYKSIAEDWLNEPKLQDGNILPNVNENYPSEIQNPEWEFGDWGYFWNANGMLQKVRRPDGKEVSFEYDALGRRISKIGNKKITRYIWDDDVLLHEWSYDIENITKININEDGKLQITQEPVENIITWIYDGGGYSPVAKLIGDKKYSIINDYLGTPIQAFNEEGNRVWERELDSYGNIKAEKGDLNFIPFQYQGQYYDHETDLCYNRFRYYDQESGLYISKDPIGLVGGFGLYNYVKDSNVLLDALGLMPNNTPIGDLAEGDFVSGLKKRGWNVYAEIKNGSQNGIDVVAQHPLNKKVYVYEVKANSSRLSPLQKGDDYVQNILDEVRNKGTLRGQKVDAAMVRTANTIDGDIRAHGIQSREVRYKVDKRTKRAELRKMKNWNQKYK; from the coding sequence ATGGCAGATCAAAATAAAAATATAAAAAAGATAAAGGTTGCAAAGCCAGATATGAATCCGGATCGGTCTTGGAAAGTGAATGCAGATGTCACTTCATTCAGCATGGAAAAAACCACCCAAGGCTGGAAAAACGGGATGAAAAATAATTTTGATTCCCTGAATCCCGTTTCTATGGTACAATCTGTAGTTGGAGGAGACAGCGATCAGGCAAAATCAAGCAGTGATGGAGGTGGAGGAACTTCTGTAACAGCAGAAAATGCTGCACCTAAAAGCAAGATTAAATTAATTAAGGTAAATACACCTGCAATTACTCCAACTGCATTTCAGCATACAAGCAAACATTTTGATATTGTATTGGCGATTGATATTCACTGGACTTTGATTCCGCCGCCGCCGTCATTTATGTTAATTCCGTTACCACTGCCGCATCCGTTTATCGGGATCGTTTTTGACGTGATGGATTATATCAAATTCACCATTCCGATTCCGCAATTTATCAGAAATTTAAAACCAGACCTTCCGGAAGGTATTCCGATGGGAGGTTCAATATATGTTCACGGACGACACAAAGCTACGACAACGACATCGGTAATGGGCGTTGTGATTCCGTTTAAACACGTTACTTCTCTAATTCCCGTTTATACAATTCCGTTTCCTCAGGAAGCTCCGCATGAAGGAGAGGTTTATTATGGGGCTCAAACCGTTTTGGGACAGGGAAGTAAAATGAGCGGAAATCTACCTCAACAGGTTTTAACTTGTATGGGATTACCTTTTGGAATGACAATGCTTCCTGCAATGCCTGATAAACCGAAGAAAAATCCGTTGGCATACTTTGCTTTTTATAATAATTTTTCAAGTTTATATATTCAAATCAATACGGGAGGTCCTGTGTTAGTAGGTGGAGCTTTTATTCCTCACGTTTATACTCCGGGAGAAATGTTGATGCGTTTTGCGGGAATGGCCTTAATGAGAGGTTTAACGAAAAGTTTAGGAAAAGGAGTTACTAAGTTTAATCACTTTTTACAGGGGAAATTCGGGAAAACCAATCCTGTTTCGAGAGTGTTATGTAAAGTTGGTTTAGAGCCTGTAAATTTCGCTTCCGGAGCGATGTTATTCGAATGGGATGATTTTGAAATCGAAGCCGGAACACCTTTAACATGGACAAATATTTGGTACAGCGACCGTCCTTACACCAAAGGAATCTTAGGAAACGGAATTTTTAATTCTCATGATTTGTACATTGTTCCTGATGAAGAAGATGAGGTTGCAGCATGGGTTCATCCCGAAGAACTGCAGCCGATGCCGATTCCTGTGCCGCCGGTTGGGGAAGAATTAACGTATTACAGAAGTCAGAAAATTTGGCAGTACCGCCCAAATGACAATATCTGGATCATCAGAAAAGAAACCGATATTTATACCTACAGACGTTTTCATCATAGTACGGAAGGAAGTATTTTTAAAGTGATTCATATTGAATATGGCGACGGAACGATAAGAGAATACGATTATCAGGATCAAAATATTGTCTTGAAAAGTATTAAAGATGTTAAAAGTGGGTTAAGCATAGAAACTGTTGTTCATCCTGAGCTCAAAAAAGTGACAGAAGTTTATTACTGTTATAAAAATAAAAGAGATCTGCAGGTTCGTTACAATTATGATGAGCGCGGAAATCTTACTCATGTCTGGGATATTCACAAAAAAGCCATCGTTTTTGAATATGATGATCAAAATCGGGTGATCCGAAGAACCAACAGAAACGAAATGAGCTATCATTGGGAATATGATAAAAAAGATAGGGTAGTTCATACAAGAGGTTTGGAAGGTTTCATGGAAGGATTTTTAAACTACAATGAGGAAGAAGGCTTTACAGAAGTTATTTATCCAAAACAAAATAATAAAACTGAAAGATATTATTACGATGAAGATCTTTTGGTGTACAAACAGATTGATGGTGAAGGCGGAGAAACCTGGTATGATTATACTTCCCACAACGAATTAAAAATGATGGGAACTCCCGAAGGAAGAGTTCAGGGATATACTTATGATGAATTGGGTAATATTAAAGTTTTCCACACACCGGATGGGGAAGAATATCATTATCAGTACAATGAATTGGGGCAGATTATTGCTCGTTTTGCACCTTCCGGAACTTCAGAAACATGGAATTATGATGAAGAAGGAAGATTATTAAGCTATACAGATCCAACTGAAGAAAGTGTTTATTATGAATATTTTAATGATGAAAAGCTTCCTGAAAAAAGTATCAAACAGGAAATTGAAACGCATTATGAATACAATAACAGGAATCAAATTGTAGGATTAACCAACAATATCGGAAGCGAACAATACTGGAAATATGACGATTACGGAAGGCTGTTGATTTTCAGTCCAAGACCTTTAAACAGAACGGTTTGGAACAGAGATCAAATGGGTAGAGTGGTTGAAGTCAATGAGCCGGGACAATTACCATTAAAACTTCGCTACGATGCTTATGATCTTCCGATTTATGCAACCGATGGAAGGGCAGAATGGCTCATGAGCTACACGCCAATGGGAAGTCTGAAACGTCAGGTTCGTAGAAATGCCTTGACTTTTAAAAAAGAAGAAACTTTAGTTTTTGGCTATAATGCTTATGAAAATCTGATGAGTATTACGAATGAAAAAGGCGAAGTTTATAAGTTCGAAAGAAATAATAACGACGATATTATCGGTGAAACAGGTTTCGACGGACAGCAAAAATTCTTTGTAAGAGACAAAGACGGATTGGTAACTCAAACCCGAAATCCACAAGGGAAAAATATTTTTTATGAATATGATTTAGGCGGAAGATTGACGCAGACTCATTATCCTGACGGAACATGGGAAGCTTATCAATACGATACGTCAGGAATGTTGGTGAAAGCTGATAACGAAAACAGCAGTGTAGCCTTCCAGAGAAATAAATTAGGATTGGTAACCAACGAAAAGCAAGGTGCACATTCCATTAATTATGAATACGACGATCAGGGAAATCTGATTGGCTTAAAAAGCAGTTTGGGTGCAGAAATTGATTATTCTTACAACGATCTTGGTCAGCTTAAAAATGTAACTGCTGCTACAAAAGATATTCATCAGCCTTGGCAAATGAATCTTAATGTTTCACGAAACGGACAATTATTTTCCCGTGAAATGACTGGTGGTGTTGAAAGTGTTTTCGAGTTCGACCACATCGGAATGCCGATCAGCCAAAAAGTAATGGTAAATAAAACCAATATGGCTTTCCATAAAGATTATAACTGGGCAGCCGGAAGCCGATTGCTTCATGTTTTAGACAGAGTGACAGGCGGGAGAACCCGATTTGATTACGATGCTTACGGAAGTTTAGTGGCCGCAGAATATTCTAATGGAGAAGTTCAGTATAAAAATCCTGATTCTACAGGCTGTTTGTATGAAAGTGTCCAACGAACCGACCGTGTTTACGACAAAGGCGGAAAGTTGATGCGTGATAAAAACTGGTTTTATCATTACGATGAAGAAGGAAATTTATTATTAAAAAGTAAAAGACCGATTAATAATTTAAAATTAAATCAATTAAAAGAGAAAAATAATATTCATCCTTATTATAAATCTATCGCCGAAGATTGGTTGAACGAACCAAAATTACAGGATGGAAATATTTTACCGAACGTCAACGAAAATTATCCATCCGAGATCCAAAATCCGGAATGGGAATTCGGAGATTGGGGATATTTCTGGAACGCGAACGGAATGTTACAAAAAGTAAGACGACCGGATGGAAAAGAGGTGAGTTTTGAATATGATGCACTCGGAAGAAGAATTTCAAAAATTGGAAACAAGAAAATAACTCGGTATATTTGGGATGATGATGTTCTGTTGCACGAATGGAGTTATGATATTGAAAATATTACTAAGATAAATATTAATGAAGACGGAAAATTACAAATCACTCAGGAACCTGTAGAAAATATCATAACATGGATTTATGACGGAGGAGGATACAGTCCTGTTGCAAAATTAATTGGAGATAAAAAATACTCTATAATAAACGATTATTTGGGAACTCCCATTCAGGCTTTTAATGAAGAAGGAAATAGGGTTTGGGAAAGAGAACTTGATAGTTATGGAAATATTAAAGCAGAAAAAGGAGATTTAAATTTTATTCCTTTCCAATATCAAGGCCAATATTACGATCATGAAACTGACCTTTGCTACAATAGATTCAGATATTATGACCAAGAGTCGGGATTGTATATCAGCAAAGATCCAATTGGTTTGGTGGGAGGTTTTGGATTGTATAATTATGTGAAAGATTCCAACGTTTTGCTGGACGCTTTAGGTTTAATGCCTAATAATACGCCGATTGGAGATCTTGCCGAAGGAGATTTTGTTTCCGGACTGAAAAAAAGAGGATGGAATGTATATGCAGAGATTAAAAATGGCTCTCAGAATGGGATTGACGTCGTTGCCCAACATCCGCTGAACAAGAAAGTCTATGTGTATGAGGTGAAAGCAAATTCTTCAAGATTAAGTCCTTTGCAAAAAGGAGATGATTATGTACAGAATATTCTTGATGAAGTAAGAAATAAAGGGACACTGAGAGGGCAGAAAGTTGATGCAGCAATGGTAAGAACTGCCAATACAATAGACGGAGATATCAGAGCTCATGGTATACAAAGCAGAGAAGTACGATATAAAGTAGATAAGAGAACCAAACGGGCAGAACTGAGAAAAATGAAAAACTGGAATCAGAAGTATAAATAA
- a CDS encoding tetratricopeptide repeat protein: MNPVDLELVKLKRQWHKVVKANDKKPMFICLGEKHETDLFDGFIKSRLSEDYDGEDIFLIHYQEFNGMDSFGQTLFDDWKEYYELLEKSEENIPEWKLNSSDEKFNTDAYKAFFPLVELKKNFPNLTNSKIYLYVAPVRISDIEELSIWIKEWCKLCEKSENQDIKLVWTEHHTYKTLPENSLAHSFRVEVDIHQLMQNTAAHTNRKKNSVDTDFQQQILTASNHLSKGRFREAEFALKNAVKLAKEQKNKQGEISAYFMLTQAFIADRKKEKAEDTYRIIFEEVETNSPLEVQMYMNYGSYLLGNSKKSKAEKAFEKAAKVAQQIGEYAMAIECYRIIATLNDTLLTKDKMIEYFEKCLDIAKIMEPSTRESSSLKFVASVLFIKYEGDKDKKTTLDNEMKNYFGDDWRVSVEKPKYG, from the coding sequence ATGAATCCTGTAGATCTGGAACTGGTAAAATTAAAAAGACAATGGCATAAGGTCGTCAAAGCAAACGATAAAAAGCCAATGTTCATCTGTCTTGGCGAAAAACATGAAACCGATCTTTTTGATGGGTTTATAAAATCAAGATTGTCTGAAGATTATGATGGCGAAGATATTTTTTTAATTCATTATCAGGAATTTAACGGGATGGATTCTTTCGGACAGACTTTATTCGACGATTGGAAAGAATACTATGAATTACTGGAAAAAAGCGAAGAAAATATTCCTGAATGGAAATTGAATTCTTCTGATGAAAAATTTAACACAGATGCCTACAAAGCTTTTTTTCCGTTAGTAGAATTAAAGAAAAACTTTCCTAATCTTACAAATTCTAAGATTTATTTATACGTCGCTCCGGTGAGAATCAGCGATATTGAAGAATTATCAATTTGGATAAAAGAATGGTGTAAACTCTGTGAAAAATCAGAAAATCAAGATATAAAACTGGTCTGGACAGAACATCACACCTACAAAACCTTACCGGAAAATTCTTTGGCACACAGTTTCAGAGTTGAGGTAGATATTCATCAGTTGATGCAAAATACGGCTGCTCATACCAATCGCAAGAAAAACAGTGTAGACACCGATTTTCAGCAGCAGATTCTTACGGCGAGCAATCATTTAAGCAAAGGAAGATTCAGGGAAGCCGAATTTGCATTGAAAAATGCTGTAAAATTAGCCAAAGAACAAAAAAATAAACAAGGTGAAATTTCTGCCTACTTTATGCTGACTCAGGCTTTCATCGCCGACAGAAAAAAAGAAAAAGCAGAAGATACCTATCGAATAATATTTGAAGAAGTAGAAACCAATTCACCGCTGGAAGTTCAGATGTACATGAATTACGGAAGCTATTTATTGGGGAATTCAAAAAAGTCAAAGGCAGAAAAAGCTTTCGAAAAAGCTGCAAAAGTTGCACAACAAATTGGCGAATATGCAATGGCAATCGAATGTTACAGAATTATCGCAACATTGAATGATACTTTGCTTACAAAAGATAAAATGATCGAATATTTCGAAAAATGTCTTGACATAGCAAAAATAATGGAACCTTCAACAAGAGAATCAAGCAGTTTGAAATTTGTAGCATCCGTGCTTTTTATAAAATATGAAGGTGACAAAGACAAAAAAACAACATTAGATAACGAAATGAAAAATTATTTTGGTGATGATTGGAGGGTGAGTGTGGAAAAGCCAAAATACGGTTAA